In Glycine max cultivar Williams 82 chromosome 7, Glycine_max_v4.0, whole genome shotgun sequence, a single window of DNA contains:
- the LOC100812420 gene encoding transcription factor HHO2 isoform X1, with amino-acid sequence MGSVAAEELNLDLRSSFVPKTITDFLRHLSANNNHPATLRDFLSRLEDELRKIHAFKRELPLSMLLLNDAISVLKVESQKCCRVARDSPPVLEEFIPLKKELGDQSEEEEENDDDKDDNECRDKRNWMSSVQLWNNNTTTTTTNNNNNASDRKQLLHKLQTKKSEEGQSVAEDPFQTCSNRNGGRRAFMPFSRYSSSSSSVPVTTVGLGAASKEEKEESVRNRLSLLTPSVKEGCGSRGSRSSSNRAVSSSPPTAQPGLRATSLQQTARKQRRCWSPELHRRFVNALQKLGGSQAATPKQIRELMQVDGLTNDEVKSHLQKYRLHTRRVPAASSNQPVVVLGGLWMSQDQYNDSSKVSSSGSGSPQSPLHLAAGSRGGTSPTEGDSIEDDEDARSESYSWKSHMNKPGKVDV; translated from the exons ATGGGTTCGGTTGCCGCAGAAGAACTGAACTTAGATTTAAGATCCTCCTTCGTCCCCAAAACCATCACCGATTTCCTCCGCCACCTCTCCGCCAACAACAACCACCCTGCCACCCTCCGCGATTTCCTCTCCCGCCTCGAAGACGAGCTCCGCAAGATCCACGCCTTCAAACGCGAACTCCCCCTCTCCATGCTCCTCTTAAACGACG CAATTTCCGTTCTGAAGGTTGAATCGCAGAAATGCTGCAGGGTGGCGCGCGATTCGCCGCCGGTGCTGGAGGAGTTCATTCCGTTGAAGAAGGAGCTTGGTGATCAGAgcgaggaggaggaggagaatgaTGATGACAAGGACGATAACGAATGCAGGGATAAGAGGAATTGGATGAGTTCCGTTCAGCTCTGGAATAACAACACTACCACCACTACtactaataacaacaacaatgccTCTGATCGCAAACAACTACTTCATAAATTACAAACCAAG AAAAGTGAAGAAGGGCAGTCTGTGGCTGAGGATCCTTTTCAGACTTGTAGTAATAGAAATGGGGGAAGAAGGGCATTTATGCCTTTCTCTAGGTactcttcttcatcatcatctgtGCCGGTGACAACAGTGGGGCTGGGGGCTGCAtccaaagaagagaaggaagagagtGTTAGGAATAGGCTTTCTCTTCTGACGCCTTCTGTGAAAGAAGGGTGTGGTTCAAGGGGATCAAGGAGCAGTTCTAACAGGGctgtttcttcttctcctcccaCGGCTCAGCCGGGTTTGCGTGCGACTTCGCTTCAGCAGACTGCTAGGAAACAGAGGAGGTGCTGGTCCCCTGAGTTGCACAGACGATTCGTTAATGCCTTGCAGAAGCTTGGAGGTTCTCAAg CAGCTACACCAAAGCAAATTAGAGAGCTTATGCAGGTTGATGGCCTAACTAACGATGAAGTGAAGAGCCATTTACAA AAATACCGACTTCATACGCGGAGAGTTCCTGCTGCAAGTTCTAATCAGCCAGTTGTGGTTCTTGGAGGTTTGTGGATGTCTCAAGATCAGTACAATGACTCTTCAAAAGTTAGCAGTTCAGGGTCAGGTTCTCCTCAAAGTCCTCTTCATTTGGCTGCAGGGTCCCGGGGAGGGACATCTCCTACTGAAGGTGACAGCatagaagatgatgaagatgcaAGATCCGAGAGTTATAGTTGGAAAAGTCATATGAACAAACCAGGAAAAGTTGATGTATAG
- the LOC100812420 gene encoding transcription factor HHO2 isoform X2 gives MGSVAAEELNLDLRSSFVPKTITDFLRHLSANNNHPATLRDFLSRLEDELRKIHAFKRELPLSMLLLNDAISVLKVESQKCCRVARDSPPVLEEFIPLKKELGDQSEEEEENDDDKDDNECRDKRNWMSSVQLWNNNTTTTTTNNNNNASDRKQLLHKLQTKKSEEGQSVAEDPFQTCSNRNGGRRAFMPFSRYSSSSSSVPVTTVGLGAASKEEKEESVRNRLSLLTPSVKEGCGSRGSRSSSNRAVSSSPPTAQPGLRATSLQQTARKQRRCWSPELHRRFVNALQKLGGSQATPKQIRELMQVDGLTNDEVKSHLQKYRLHTRRVPAASSNQPVVVLGGLWMSQDQYNDSSKVSSSGSGSPQSPLHLAAGSRGGTSPTEGDSIEDDEDARSESYSWKSHMNKPGKVDV, from the exons ATGGGTTCGGTTGCCGCAGAAGAACTGAACTTAGATTTAAGATCCTCCTTCGTCCCCAAAACCATCACCGATTTCCTCCGCCACCTCTCCGCCAACAACAACCACCCTGCCACCCTCCGCGATTTCCTCTCCCGCCTCGAAGACGAGCTCCGCAAGATCCACGCCTTCAAACGCGAACTCCCCCTCTCCATGCTCCTCTTAAACGACG CAATTTCCGTTCTGAAGGTTGAATCGCAGAAATGCTGCAGGGTGGCGCGCGATTCGCCGCCGGTGCTGGAGGAGTTCATTCCGTTGAAGAAGGAGCTTGGTGATCAGAgcgaggaggaggaggagaatgaTGATGACAAGGACGATAACGAATGCAGGGATAAGAGGAATTGGATGAGTTCCGTTCAGCTCTGGAATAACAACACTACCACCACTACtactaataacaacaacaatgccTCTGATCGCAAACAACTACTTCATAAATTACAAACCAAG AAAAGTGAAGAAGGGCAGTCTGTGGCTGAGGATCCTTTTCAGACTTGTAGTAATAGAAATGGGGGAAGAAGGGCATTTATGCCTTTCTCTAGGTactcttcttcatcatcatctgtGCCGGTGACAACAGTGGGGCTGGGGGCTGCAtccaaagaagagaaggaagagagtGTTAGGAATAGGCTTTCTCTTCTGACGCCTTCTGTGAAAGAAGGGTGTGGTTCAAGGGGATCAAGGAGCAGTTCTAACAGGGctgtttcttcttctcctcccaCGGCTCAGCCGGGTTTGCGTGCGACTTCGCTTCAGCAGACTGCTAGGAAACAGAGGAGGTGCTGGTCCCCTGAGTTGCACAGACGATTCGTTAATGCCTTGCAGAAGCTTGGAGGTTCTCAAg CTACACCAAAGCAAATTAGAGAGCTTATGCAGGTTGATGGCCTAACTAACGATGAAGTGAAGAGCCATTTACAA AAATACCGACTTCATACGCGGAGAGTTCCTGCTGCAAGTTCTAATCAGCCAGTTGTGGTTCTTGGAGGTTTGTGGATGTCTCAAGATCAGTACAATGACTCTTCAAAAGTTAGCAGTTCAGGGTCAGGTTCTCCTCAAAGTCCTCTTCATTTGGCTGCAGGGTCCCGGGGAGGGACATCTCCTACTGAAGGTGACAGCatagaagatgatgaagatgcaAGATCCGAGAGTTATAGTTGGAAAAGTCATATGAACAAACCAGGAAAAGTTGATGTATAG